In Bradyrhizobium paxllaeri, the genomic stretch CATGAAGTCCCCAACGTCCCGAGAATCACCGCCTGCATGGCCAGGAATCGCGCGCATGTCAGCCCAGGCTGCCGCGCCGTGATGGACCGTGAAGCCGTCGCCCGCAGACGCGCCGCCGCCTCCGACTGAGACGGTCGCTGCGCTCGATCCCGAATGCAAACGGCCTCGGCAGAGCAATGCTGAGGCCGTTTTTTGTTGGACCATTACGTCAAGTCGCGCGGCGGCCGATTTCGATCAGCCCAGGCTTGAGAGCGCCTCTCACTCCCCCAGGTTACTCCCCCCACGTCGCGAACGCGTCGTTGAACGCACGCTCGCCGGGAGCACCCTTTTCGATCGCGATGATGGCGCGGCGCTGGTTGACGTAGACCAGCGGCACGTCGAACCAGGAGCGCTCCTTCAGGAGCTGCAGATTGCGGGCGCGGTCGGAATCGACGTTGGAGAGGCCGACTAGGAAGAAGCCGTCCGTGACCTTCACGGCGAGGCCTGCGAGCGGCGTGCCGCGCGCCTGCTCGTTGGACTTCATCAGAATGCCCGGCACGTTGCCGACGCCGCCGCCTGTAAAATCCTGCGGCAGGATGAAGGTCAGTTCCGCGGTGTGGCTCGCCGGCAGCGAGGAATCGGTGTTGCGGCGGAACGACATCGTCATCTTGAACTTGCGGTCCGGGATTTCGATGTCGGCGCGCACAGCGATATCAGGCTTCTGGTTGCCCGACGCCTTGATCGGTTCGGTGCGCCAGATCACCGAGCCGACATACTGCTTGCCCTTGGGATCGGAGGGGTCCTCGTCATAGAGCACGACGCGCTGCGCCACCGGCGCTACGTTCTCGCTCGACGACGGCTGGCCGACGCGATCGGGAATCTTCGGGCGCGACTGAGGCGCGGCCGGATCCTTCGGCGCTTCCACAACGGTCGTGGACTTGAACAGGCCGCTGACGGTCGAGACGACCTGTTTGCCCCACAGGATGCCGGCGCCGACCAGAATGAGCACGATGCCGACCGCAATCGCACTCTTGAACGGAAACGCCGCGCCGGTGCGGGCGGGCTTCTTGGGGGGCTCGCGATCCTGCGAGAGCCGCGGGCGTTCGCGCGACGGCGGCATCTGCGGCGGCGGCGCGTAGCGGTCGGCCTCCTGCTGCGATTCGTCGTACGAATAGGGCGCATCGGGATCGGCGCCGCGGTTTTCCATGCTCGGCTCAAGCCGGTCGAATTCGGGCGAGGGCGACGGCACGTTGGCATAGGTTTTCCGCGCGTTGCGGTTGGCTTGCGCCGCGGCGCGGCCGAGATCATCGGCGTCCGCTGCGATGTCGCGGAAACCGCGCATGCCCGGCGGCTGCGGCGGCATCGGCGGCGGGCTGCCATTATCTGGGCCGCGGCGGGGACCGCCGTTGCGCTCGCGAGGTGGCGGAGGCGGCAGGCCGGTATCCTGCATCGGAATCTGCGGGGGCTGCGGACGCGGTGCGCCGGGCGGCGGCACATCGGCGCGCAGATTGCGCGGCGGGCGCTGCTCGTCCTGACCAAGCGGCGGACGGGCCTCGCGGGCGGGCCCCGGCGGCCGCGGACGCGGCGTACCCGGCGGCGGCGGAGAAGAAGGCGCCCCTGCTTCCGGCGGGCGGGCATTGGCGCGGCGGAAGGCATCGCCGCCGCGCACAGCACCGCCACCGGCCGGCCGCGAGGCCTCGCGGGCGCGCTGGGCGGCTTCCGATTCGACCTTGCGCACGGCCTCTTCCAGCGACAGCCGCTCGCGCGTGATTTCGGATTCGGAGAGCGGCGGCTGAACGCTGCGCAACTGCGCGATCAGCGCGGTGCGGGCCCGCTCATAGAGCGCACGGCGGCTCTCGCCTGGAGCATTCGGATCCAGGCCGGCAATAGCGCGTGCGATCAGCGGGTAATAATCAGCCATTTCTCTTCAATACTGCAGACCCGGAAGTAACATCCCGTTAAGCCTCGAACGGGTTCTGTACCAAGATAGTATCCTCGCGTTCGGGGCTCGTGGAAAGCAACGCAATGGGACAACCCACGAGTTCCTCGACCCGGCGAACATATTTGATGGCCTGGGCTGGCAGATCCGCCCAAGAACGTGCATTGGCGGTCGGCTCCTTCCAGCCCTCGATGGTCTCGTAGACCGGCACCACCCGGGCCTGGGCGCCCTCGCCCGCCGGCAGGTGGTCGATTTCCTTGCCGTCCAGCATGTAGCCGGTGCAGACCTCGATGGTGTCGAAGCCGTCGAGGATATCGAGCTTGGTCAGCGCCAGACCGGTGATGCCGCAGGTGCGGACAGTCTGTCGCACCAGCGCGGCATCGAACCAGCCGCAGCGGCGCTTGCGCCCGGTGTTGACGCCGAATTCCTTGCCGCGACGGCCGATCTCCTCGCCGATCTCATTGTTCAATTCGGTCGGGAACGGCCCCTGACCGACGCGGGTCGTATAGGCCTTGCAGATGCCGAGCACATAGCCGACCGCGCCCGGGCCCATGCCGGTGCCGGTCGCCGCCTGCGCCGCCACCGTGTTGGACGAGGTGACGTAGGGATAGGTGCCGTGGTCGACGTCGAGCAGCGCGCCCTGCGCGCCCTCGAACAGGATGCGTTTGCCTTCGCGGCGCTTGATATCCAGCAGCCGCCACACCGTTTCAGCATAGGGCAGCAGTTTCGGCGCCATCTCGGTCAGATCTTTGAGAATGCCGGCGCCGTCGAACTCCTGGAGATTGAGGCCGCGGCGCAGCGCGTTGTGATGCGCCAGCAGCCGATCGATCTTGTGCGGCAACGCATCGAGATCGGCGAGGTCCATCAGGCGAATCGCACGGCGGCCGACCTTGTCCTCATAGGCCGGGCCGATGCCACGGCGGGTGGTGCCGATCGCAGTTCCCGTGTTGGACGATTCGCGCAAGGCATCGAGTTCGCGATGCAGCGGCAGGATCAGCGTGACGTTCTCGGCGATGCGCAGATTGTCCGGGCTGATGGCGACGCCCTGCCCCTTCAGTTTGGTGACCTCATCGAGGAAGGCCTGGGGATCGAACACCACGCCATTGCCGATCACCGCGAGCTTGCTTGGCCGCAGCACGCCGGAGGGCAGCAGCGCCAGCTTGTAGGTCTCGCCGTTGATGACGAGCGTATGGCCGGCATTGTGGCCGCCCTGGAAGCGCACGACGATATCGGCCTGCTCCGACAACCAGTCGACGATCTTGCCCTTCCCTTCGTCGCCCCACTGGGCGCCGACGACGACAACATTGGCCATTTCTAAGGTGTTCCCTGCAATTCTGGTGGTCCCAGCATGATCTCTCCGGAAAACCGGTATCGGATCATGCGCCCTTTAGTCTTGACGCGTTTTCTTCACGCGAACCGGTATCCACTTCGCTCGAAAACGCTATAGCTTGCCCAGCCAAAATCACGGCCGGGGCCGTTCGCACGCGGGGCACCCACCGGATAAAGGAAGCGGGTGCTCTAGGCAAGCAAGAAGGCGGTTTTAGGGGGCCCTTAGAACGGCTCCAACCCATTGATATCCCCGGAAAATTTGTGACTGCCCGGCGGCGAACGCATTAACATTGGGCAATGACGGAAAGGCCATGTCGAAAACCACCCGTGCAACGCAGGCTTTGGAAAAGCTCGGCGTCAAATTCACCCTCCATGCCTACGACTACGATCCGGACGCGGCGAGCATTGGCCTACAGGCGGCCGAGGCGCTCGGCGTCGACGCGGCGCGCGTGCTCAAGACGCTAATGGCCGAGGTCGACGGCAAGCCGGTCTGCGCGGTGGTGCCGTCGGATTGCGAGGTCAGCATGAAGAAACTCGCGAGCGCCTTTGGCGCCAAGGCGGCGAAGATGATGCGGCCGGCGGATGCCGAACGGCTGACCGGCTATCATGTCGGCGGCATCTCGCCGTTCGGGCAGAAGAAGCGCGTGCCGGTCGCTATCGAAGAGGCCGCGCTCGGCCATCCAAGCGTGTTTCTCAACGGCGGCCAGCGCGGCTTGCAGGTCGAGCTCGATCCCAACGACGCCGTGAAGGCTGCGGGCGCGATCGCGCGGGTGCTCGTGGCGTGAGCGGCCTCCGCGCTGGCCCATTGCGCGCCGGCCTATTGGGTGAGCTTCGGCTGCGCCTGTGCCCATAGCATCGCCTCGATGATGGCCGCGCGCAGTTTCGGGCGCTGCTCCTCATCGCATTCGATGAAGGCAAGAATGGAGTTGGCGCGTACGGCAAACTTGTGGCGCGTTTCGGCTTCGGCTTCTTCGGCCGGCATCGGCTTGTTCAAGGAATGACCCATCATCTAGAAATTCGACCTCACGGATAGAGGAAGCTGCCGACGTCGCAGTCGCCTTCAAAAGCCGTGGTCCCAACGATCGAAACGAACGCTCAATACAAATAACGCCAAATAACTCAGTGCATGCGACCCGGAAAACAAACACAGGTTGGGCTGTATGAATCAATCGTCCTTTGATTGCATATTCACCCGCCTGCTGGCAACCCCAAACAATGGGCAAACCGCCCTGCATGGTCGCGATGCATCCTGCACCGTTGATGAGCGCCACAAATCCGTGTCTGTGACAAGAGCCGGGCCACATTTCCGGCCCGGCGACGCCAGCCGGGCGGGCCGCGGCACCATGACCGGGGCACTATTCTCGAATGTCGGCTACCGAACATAGCTCGTCAGCGCCTTCAACAAACTGGCTCGCCAACCAGCCATACCTCCTGCTGAGCATCACCGCGCTGTGCTGGGCCGGCAACGCCATCGTCGGGCGGCTGGCTGCCGGCCACATCCCGCCGGTGACGCTTTCATTCCTGCGCTGGTCGTTCGCGTTCCTGATTATCCTGCCCTTTGCCTGGAAACATCTGGTGCGCGACTGGAACGCGATTCGCGGCCGGCTCGGCATCATGATCGTGCTCTCGATCACCGGCATCGGGGCGTTCAACACGCTGCAATACTGGGCGCTCGAACATACCCAGGCGCTGAACACGCTGCTGTTGCAATCGGCCGGGCCGCTGGTGGTGGCGGTGTGGTCGCTCATGCTGCTTGGGGTGCGGCTGACGCTGGCGCAAGCCGCCGGCGTTCTGTTGTCGATGGCCGGCGTGGTCATCATCCTGATGCATGGCGACCTCACCAAGCTTTCCAATATCGAGTTCAACCGCGGCGACCTGATCTTCCTAGTGGCGCTGGCGATTTTCGGACTTTATTCGGTGCTGTCGCTGAAGCGGCCGGCGATACATGGGCTGTCGTTCGTCGCCTTCACCTTCGGCGCCGGCGCGGCGTGCCTGATCCCGCTGTTCATCTGGGAATTGTTCGCGCGGCCGCTGATGCAGTTCAACACCGCGAACCTGCTCACCCTCGCCTATGTCGCGCTGTTTCCCTCGACGATCGCCTATCTCTGCTTCAATCGCGGTGTGCAACTGATCGGCGCCAACCGCGCAGCACCCTTCTTCCACGTGGTGCCGGTGTTCGGCACCATCATGTCGATTATCTTCCTCGGCGAGCACCCGCAGGCATTCCACTTCATCGGCTTTGCGCTGGTGCTGACCGGGGTGTTCGTGGCGTCGCGGAAGCCTCAAGAC encodes the following:
- a CDS encoding adenylosuccinate synthase — its product is MANVVVVGAQWGDEGKGKIVDWLSEQADIVVRFQGGHNAGHTLVINGETYKLALLPSGVLRPSKLAVIGNGVVFDPQAFLDEVTKLKGQGVAISPDNLRIAENVTLILPLHRELDALRESSNTGTAIGTTRRGIGPAYEDKVGRRAIRLMDLADLDALPHKIDRLLAHHNALRRGLNLQEFDGAGILKDLTEMAPKLLPYAETVWRLLDIKRREGKRILFEGAQGALLDVDHGTYPYVTSSNTVAAQAATGTGMGPGAVGYVLGICKAYTTRVGQGPFPTELNNEIGEEIGRRGKEFGVNTGRKRRCGWFDAALVRQTVRTCGITGLALTKLDILDGFDTIEVCTGYMLDGKEIDHLPAGEGAQARVVPVYETIEGWKEPTANARSWADLPAQAIKYVRRVEELVGCPIALLSTSPEREDTILVQNPFEA
- the ybaK gene encoding Cys-tRNA(Pro) deacylase; amino-acid sequence: MSKTTRATQALEKLGVKFTLHAYDYDPDAASIGLQAAEALGVDAARVLKTLMAEVDGKPVCAVVPSDCEVSMKKLASAFGAKAAKMMRPADAERLTGYHVGGISPFGQKKRVPVAIEEAALGHPSVFLNGGQRGLQVELDPNDAVKAAGAIARVLVA
- a CDS encoding DMT family transporter; this translates as MSATEHSSSAPSTNWLANQPYLLLSITALCWAGNAIVGRLAAGHIPPVTLSFLRWSFAFLIILPFAWKHLVRDWNAIRGRLGIMIVLSITGIGAFNTLQYWALEHTQALNTLLLQSAGPLVVAVWSLMLLGVRLTLAQAAGVLLSMAGVVIILMHGDLTKLSNIEFNRGDLIFLVALAIFGLYSVLSLKRPAIHGLSFVAFTFGAGAACLIPLFIWELFARPLMQFNTANLLTLAYVALFPSTIAYLCFNRGVQLIGANRAAPFFHVVPVFGTIMSIIFLGEHPQAFHFIGFALVLTGVFVASRKPQDA